Proteins from a genomic interval of Verrucomicrobiales bacterium:
- a CDS encoding IS110 family transposase, translated as MKQIIKHVAFDVHAESHHVAIASPDGEVRDYGAIGSKLSDVDRLISKLKTSDNIELRFIYEAGPTGFGLARHLRSKGFVCEIVSPSLIPQRASDRVKTNRRDARNLARLYRAGELTFIHIPTPEDEAVRDVVRLRESAVRDQRQARQRLKSYLLRNGGRYTGKTSWRPAHLNYLSKIKMPFPAQQLVLEGHIRQVEHLTERLALLTKAVEDQLPGWRWEPLVRALMTFRGIALVNAMTLVSEIGDFSRFDKAPGLMNFIGLTPSEHSTGEKRSQGPITKTGNSFCRKALIESAWHYRQPARVAPILRLRQHGQPKEVNDLSWKAQQRLCSRYRHLQRQHKKSVVIVTAVARELAGFVWAMAKLVAGQPVPDRKSKTESNTKCETKKVYTLKPAPSNRVKQTKK; from the coding sequence ATGAAACAAATCATCAAACACGTCGCCTTCGATGTCCACGCCGAATCACACCACGTCGCCATCGCCTCCCCAGACGGTGAAGTCCGGGACTACGGAGCCATCGGATCCAAACTCTCCGACGTGGATCGCCTCATCTCGAAACTCAAAACCTCCGACAACATCGAACTCCGTTTTATCTACGAAGCTGGCCCAACCGGTTTTGGCCTCGCGCGTCATCTTCGATCGAAAGGTTTTGTCTGCGAGATCGTTTCCCCTTCTCTCATTCCTCAGCGGGCCTCAGACCGCGTCAAAACCAATCGTCGGGACGCTCGCAACCTCGCTCGCCTTTACCGTGCCGGCGAACTCACCTTCATCCACATTCCCACACCGGAGGATGAAGCCGTCCGTGACGTCGTCCGCCTTCGCGAAAGCGCCGTCCGCGATCAACGACAAGCTCGTCAACGCCTCAAGAGTTACCTGCTCCGTAACGGCGGTCGCTACACCGGAAAGACGAGTTGGCGTCCGGCTCACCTCAACTATCTCTCCAAGATCAAAATGCCGTTTCCCGCTCAACAACTCGTCTTGGAAGGGCATATCCGCCAGGTTGAACACCTTACTGAGCGCCTGGCCCTTCTCACCAAAGCCGTCGAGGATCAACTCCCAGGGTGGCGTTGGGAACCCCTGGTCCGCGCTTTGATGACCTTCCGTGGCATCGCACTCGTCAACGCCATGACTCTGGTCAGTGAGATCGGCGACTTCTCACGTTTTGACAAAGCTCCGGGGCTCATGAATTTCATCGGACTCACTCCCTCTGAACACTCCACCGGAGAGAAGCGCTCTCAGGGCCCCATCACTAAAACTGGCAACTCCTTCTGCAGAAAGGCTTTGATCGAGTCTGCCTGGCACTATCGCCAACCGGCTCGCGTGGCACCCATCCTTCGCCTCCGTCAACATGGCCAACCCAAGGAAGTGAACGATCTCTCCTGGAAAGCCCAACAGCGCCTTTGCTCCCGGTATCGCCATCTCCAACGTCAGCACAAGAAGAGCGTTGTCATCGTCACCGCTGTGGCTCGGGAACTCGCCGGTTTTGTGTGGGCGATGGCCAAGCTCGTCGCGGGTCAACCTGTGCCGGATCGCAAATCCAAAACCGAATCCAACACCAAATGCGAAACCAAGAAAGTCTACACACTCAAGCCGGCACCTTCCAACCGAGTCAAACAAACCAAGAAATGA
- the ilvB gene encoding biosynthetic-type acetolactate synthase large subunit translates to MLGRDILVEALEREGVEVIFAYPGGASMEIHQSLTHSRKIRTILPRHEQGGSFAAEAYARATGKAGVCMATSGPGATNLVTAIADAYMDSVPLVALTGQVPQAMIGKGAFQETDFFGMTLPVVKHSYLITDINDIPRIIKEAFHVAQSGRPGPVVVDFPKNIQQAKTQPVWPREVDMPGYPAPKKADDLSLNEIIGLIEKAERPVLYVGGGVITGEASKELREFVERTKIPVTTTIMGIGAFPENHELSLRWLGMHGAAYANWAVSGEFVPRKSLNEPMVKLKEGADLLLAFGVRFDDRVTGKVEKFCETGTIVHVDIDPSEHNKNRKVQLAIESDVKYALGRLVEMVKRRPIQKKFTAWHQQVAEWKQRAPLTYRVTDEVIKSDHMKDHLEGKENEVILPQHAIDVLYELTGGDAIITTGVGQHQMWAGQHYKFKFPRQFITSAGLGAMGFGYPAAMGAKVACPDKQVVDIDGDGSFLMNVQELATAHIEKIAAKALVLNNQHLGMVMQWEDNFFAGNRGHTYLGDPENRPLIYPDFVRMAHAFNVPAERVMFRSQLKAAMKRMLDAETPYVLDVITPYTEHVLPFIPAGRTVADMIWQG, encoded by the coding sequence ATGTTGGGGCGAGATATTCTTGTGGAGGCTCTGGAGCGCGAAGGGGTAGAGGTTATCTTTGCCTATCCCGGCGGAGCGAGCATGGAGATCCACCAATCCCTGACGCACTCGCGCAAGATCCGCACGATTCTGCCCCGCCATGAGCAAGGCGGATCCTTCGCCGCCGAGGCTTACGCACGTGCCACGGGCAAAGCGGGCGTGTGCATGGCGACGAGTGGTCCTGGCGCTACCAACCTGGTGACGGCTATTGCCGATGCTTACATGGACAGTGTGCCGCTGGTTGCTTTGACCGGACAGGTCCCGCAGGCCATGATCGGGAAGGGCGCGTTTCAAGAAACCGACTTTTTCGGCATGACCTTGCCGGTCGTGAAGCACAGCTATCTCATTACCGACATCAACGACATTCCTAGGATCATCAAGGAGGCGTTTCACGTCGCGCAATCGGGGCGTCCCGGCCCGGTGGTGGTCGATTTCCCCAAGAACATCCAGCAGGCCAAGACCCAACCGGTCTGGCCGCGTGAAGTCGATATGCCGGGCTATCCGGCTCCGAAAAAGGCGGACGATCTTTCCCTCAACGAAATCATCGGCTTGATCGAGAAAGCCGAGCGTCCGGTGTTGTATGTGGGCGGTGGAGTGATTACCGGAGAGGCTTCGAAGGAACTTCGGGAGTTCGTTGAACGAACCAAGATTCCCGTGACGACCACGATCATGGGCATTGGCGCTTTCCCCGAGAACCACGAGTTGTCCCTCCGCTGGCTGGGCATGCACGGTGCTGCCTATGCCAATTGGGCGGTGAGCGGCGAGTTTGTTCCTCGCAAGAGTTTGAATGAGCCGATGGTGAAACTGAAGGAGGGTGCTGATTTGCTGCTCGCCTTCGGTGTGCGCTTTGACGACCGGGTGACTGGGAAGGTGGAGAAGTTTTGTGAGACCGGCACGATCGTGCACGTGGATATCGATCCCTCGGAACACAACAAGAACCGCAAGGTGCAGCTGGCGATCGAGAGCGATGTGAAGTACGCGCTCGGGCGGCTGGTGGAAATGGTGAAGCGCCGACCGATTCAAAAGAAATTTACGGCGTGGCATCAACAAGTGGCCGAGTGGAAGCAGCGTGCTCCGCTCACCTATCGGGTGACCGATGAAGTGATCAAGTCGGATCACATGAAGGACCATCTCGAGGGCAAGGAGAACGAGGTGATTTTGCCGCAGCATGCCATCGACGTGCTCTATGAACTGACGGGAGGTGATGCCATCATCACGACGGGCGTGGGGCAGCATCAGATGTGGGCCGGCCAGCATTACAAGTTCAAATTCCCGCGCCAGTTCATCACGAGCGCCGGTCTCGGTGCCATGGGCTTTGGGTATCCAGCGGCCATGGGAGCCAAAGTTGCCTGTCCCGACAAGCAGGTGGTCGACATTGACGGCGATGGCTCATTCCTGATGAACGTGCAGGAGTTGGCCACGGCGCACATTGAGAAGATCGCCGCCAAAGCACTGGTCCTGAACAATCAGCACCTCGGAATGGTGATGCAGTGGGAAGACAACTTCTTTGCCGGCAACCGGGGTCATACTTATCTGGGGGATCCGGAGAACCGTCCGCTGATTTATCCAGACTTCGTGCGGATGGCGCATGCATTCAACGTTCCGGCGGAACGTGTCATGTTCCGCAGTCAGCTGAAAGCGGCCATGAAGCGCATGTTGGATGCGGAGACGCCGTATGTTCTCGACGTCATCACACCTTACACCGAGCACGTGTTGCCGTTCATCCCTGCTGGACGCACCGTGGCGGACATGATCTGGCAGGGTTAA
- the thiC gene encoding phosphomethylpyrimidine synthase ThiC — protein sequence MIAHKDSLEPKSRDPLPQSTKVYLNGRIHPDLRVPMREIKVSPTKTFKGDYEANEPVRVYDTSGPWGDPTFHGDVTQGLPLLRRPWILSRADVEEYSGRDVTPKDNGYLSEAHARGKEESKFPIFNSPFAGRRPLRASKSHPVTQLWYARQGIVTPEMEYIAIRENQGLDRLRGKFGPDAPRNSLNHQHPGHSFGAAIPREITPEFVRDEVARGRAIIPSNINHPELEPMIIGRNFLVKINANIGNSAVASSIEEEVEKMRWATKWGADTVMDLSTGKNIHATREWILRNSPVPIGTVPIYQALEKVGGKAEELSWEVYRDTLIEQCEQGVDYFTIHAGVLLRFIPWTAKRATGIVSRGGSILAKWCLAHHRENFLYTHWDEICEIMAAYDVSFSIGDGLRPGSIADANDEAQFGELEVQGDLTKRAWAHGVQVMNEGPGHVPMHMIQENMQKQLEWCHEAPFYTLGPLTTDIAPGYDHITSGIGAAMIGWYGCAMLCYVTPKEHLGLPNKKDVKDGVITYKIAAHAADLAKGHPGAQYRDNALSKARFEFRWEDQFNLSLDPETAREYHDETLPQDGAKSAHFCSMCGPHFCSMKITEDVRKYAAEKGLSDEQALQEGMKEKSQEFVDKGAEVYSKA from the coding sequence ATGATCGCACACAAAGACTCGTTGGAACCGAAAAGCCGAGACCCGCTACCTCAATCCACCAAGGTCTATTTGAACGGTCGTATTCATCCCGACCTGCGCGTGCCCATGCGCGAGATCAAGGTATCGCCTACCAAGACGTTCAAGGGTGACTACGAGGCCAACGAGCCAGTGAGGGTCTACGATACCAGCGGTCCCTGGGGCGACCCAACCTTCCATGGCGACGTCACCCAAGGCCTCCCCCTGCTCCGCCGACCCTGGATCCTGAGCCGAGCCGACGTGGAGGAATACTCTGGCCGCGATGTCACCCCCAAGGACAATGGCTATCTCTCAGAAGCCCACGCTCGCGGCAAGGAAGAAAGCAAGTTTCCCATCTTCAATTCCCCGTTCGCCGGCCGCCGGCCGCTACGCGCCTCCAAGAGCCATCCGGTCACGCAGTTGTGGTACGCCCGCCAGGGTATCGTCACTCCGGAAATGGAATACATCGCCATCCGCGAGAATCAGGGACTCGATCGGCTGCGCGGCAAGTTTGGACCGGACGCCCCCCGAAACTCCCTCAATCATCAGCATCCAGGCCACAGCTTTGGGGCTGCGATCCCACGCGAAATCACTCCCGAATTCGTGCGTGATGAAGTGGCTCGCGGCCGGGCAATCATCCCTTCGAACATCAACCACCCGGAATTGGAACCGATGATCATTGGCCGGAACTTCCTAGTGAAGATCAATGCCAACATTGGTAATTCCGCCGTCGCGTCGAGCATTGAGGAGGAAGTGGAAAAGATGCGCTGGGCGACCAAATGGGGTGCCGACACCGTGATGGATCTCTCGACCGGAAAGAACATTCACGCGACCCGTGAATGGATCCTGCGCAACTCCCCCGTTCCCATCGGCACCGTGCCCATCTACCAGGCACTCGAGAAGGTGGGCGGGAAAGCGGAAGAGCTCTCCTGGGAGGTTTATCGCGACACCCTCATCGAGCAATGCGAACAAGGCGTCGACTATTTCACAATCCATGCCGGCGTCCTGCTCCGCTTCATCCCCTGGACCGCGAAACGCGCCACGGGAATCGTCAGCCGCGGCGGTAGTATCCTGGCCAAATGGTGCCTCGCGCACCATCGGGAGAATTTTCTCTACACCCATTGGGACGAGATTTGCGAGATCATGGCCGCATACGACGTCAGTTTCTCGATCGGCGACGGGCTCCGTCCCGGCTCCATCGCAGACGCAAACGACGAAGCGCAGTTCGGCGAGTTGGAAGTGCAGGGAGATCTCACGAAACGGGCTTGGGCGCATGGAGTTCAAGTCATGAACGAAGGCCCCGGACACGTGCCGATGCACATGATCCAGGAAAACATGCAGAAGCAGCTCGAATGGTGCCACGAGGCGCCCTTCTATACCCTGGGGCCTCTGACGACCGACATCGCTCCGGGCTACGACCACATCACCAGCGGTATTGGCGCCGCGATGATCGGTTGGTATGGCTGCGCGATGCTCTGTTATGTAACACCCAAGGAACACCTAGGTCTTCCCAACAAGAAGGATGTGAAGGACGGCGTGATCACCTACAAGATCGCCGCCCACGCCGCCGACTTGGCAAAAGGACATCCCGGAGCTCAATACCGAGACAACGCGCTCAGCAAGGCACGGTTCGAATTCCGCTGGGAGGATCAGTTCAATCTCTCACTCGATCCCGAAACCGCGCGCGAATATCACGATGAAACCTTGCCGCAAGATGGCGCAAAGAGCGCCCACTTCTGCAGCATGTGCGGCCCGCATTTCTGCTCCATGAAGATCACCGAGGATGTACGCAAATACGCCGCCGAGAAGGGGCTTTCCGACGAACAAGCGTTGCAGGAAGGGATGAAGGAAAAGTCCCAGGAGTTTGTCGACAAGGGCGCCGAAGTTTATTCCAAAGCCTGA
- a CDS encoding fibronectin type III domain-containing protein — translation MKPHHLQSITQPNPCGTTSAQRLRRLGRLGLLGCLLTLDTLLARAAQPSLVAEEPALRTIDTVELFRNGLYWWTSSSCTETLNQGGASQIAYTDPRLLSSAASLYHSGAGSSGGFKPGDLFEPGISLSESRPSLLRGTVLPDCGYGGYFVRDDEAFYYTKNRTLYRKSLTASAFAAGEPITVQGRFFPVPVTADGVLFATDSELWSYVFDIPGNTLTVFRTRKKGLSSRFEDVLTIPGLSMKKFALVDVVGTNGNPLTSELVFLTMDGRLYRSPLSGSPQLIRTGVSDFAVRNERYSVRIPAGIDQFRQGTMLYFALGNLITFQGASQLIGLDLTPGGRREFVEFNAGSNYKITSVAVDGNRIFFTRTPAGPLANSELLSRNAPARPTLFNPGDPDFLSIGFNREFRSLRSSGRLLYFAHANTVQSLPSDAPPIRIDFEAYGVEVTQGIQNLNNTVNLVAAKPAVVRGYARIAVNNTRLSGFDVPAQLRVQRILKVFGQEVVLDVDGSPFLPIQSPAVVSTPSLTGVRTNLAATYLFQIPAEVITEGKLRCEFVLNQGRSVPETGDNPLANNSSFATLDIKPTLAPVLVFAPMMFGGSAFNLRAPGSQFWEIIGRAQSMLPVAGFRVFTRNSVVFKPVVTITGIKARSFDLPDNQDAALNWLAISRFFDDTPLNSHYVGMFPHGVSGFNGLGYNPGHSLIIRMGTEAGGGAAWNAPVGGRTLAHELSHNFAFNHIPSDMTCGTQVPDGPYDNLPNGASSCTMGATDLEDAATSIGFDPLSWNLVLPGSNGDLMSYARTRWNSEYNWNRMLTLLNLGYQASIQPPPPLVNRGSLQGNEDEPLLIVHALLSPGGAAGSFFPATTTTASQLSPRTLAELTDVLPNLPPDFAIRLHLVDALGNILVDQPAPPQALSDGDSVSSLIHRALPLPPEAAALRLVNQGGTLTEVLISAHTPTLQLNPVTLGDGTMQVSWTGSDEDGDNLFFTIQYSSDDGASWQTLSVHYPESSQTLDTSLLAGTGTALIRVIVTDGIHSTTVTSDPFELPRHAPVVNLTGVTEGQLFDLGNPINAQGAGYDAEDGTLGGTSLHWSLVGPEVRDGSGASLALANLPPGVYQLTLTGTDADGNADSRTVQFSIRPLAVADGAEPVLDGLCADPAYSQNPAVRLAIKNGQYSSARFAHANGALWVCFTGLRYSPLPGGSASVGLRVDTTADGTLGANAVGFAVDDQGGIYRIVGNGAQMVNLDSPPVGFSVQILRDGPAWSAEFRIADSLLGGWNHSLAFAVVQDDGDASTVPETWPSATDLNNPAGWSPSQAGPLPPILPDGNLLPYGTAEGLGGGDGTTIVSLPGWTVSGNLTIARWDSPGGFPTSTDPGPDDRGQNFFSGGPQSGQSTATTQLQLPVAATKIDAGAILYDFSAWLGGFGPQGDSANLTASFQDEAGATIDSVVLGPVTATERADQTSLHYRSALAVVPAGARSVTVTLEMNRAEGAYNDAYADNLRLILRESPLPLAANEPPSANAGVDRTLVVQGGETVLLDGSASLDPEGGTLTYYWSLRDGPPLVFADGETASPSFTAPVVQSPLALTFQLVVNDGVWDSAAAFVQVTLEPLVVEEEIRIIATSIDEAGLTLVQCTAPAGKTLQLERTLNLENPTWEAVGEAVATDGNQVSLRDSSGSQEPQAFFRVRNLTE, via the coding sequence ATGAAACCACACCACTTGCAATCCATCACCCAACCCAACCCTTGCGGGACAACTTCCGCTCAACGACTGCGCCGCCTAGGAAGACTGGGTCTCCTAGGGTGCCTGCTGACGCTGGATACTCTCCTGGCTCGGGCAGCACAGCCCTCCCTGGTTGCCGAGGAACCCGCGCTCCGAACCATCGACACCGTTGAGCTGTTCCGTAACGGACTATACTGGTGGACCTCGAGTTCATGCACGGAAACGCTCAACCAGGGTGGCGCCTCACAGATCGCTTACACAGATCCGCGACTGCTTTCCAGCGCGGCCTCTTTGTATCATTCAGGAGCCGGCTCTTCAGGCGGCTTCAAACCAGGCGATCTTTTTGAACCCGGAATCAGCCTCTCCGAGAGCCGACCAAGCCTCCTTCGCGGCACCGTCCTTCCGGATTGTGGCTATGGAGGTTACTTCGTTCGGGACGACGAAGCGTTCTACTACACCAAGAACCGAACGCTCTATCGGAAATCGCTGACTGCCTCCGCTTTCGCTGCCGGCGAACCGATCACTGTTCAGGGCCGATTCTTTCCTGTTCCAGTGACCGCGGATGGAGTGCTCTTTGCCACCGACAGCGAACTCTGGTCTTACGTGTTCGATATCCCGGGCAACACGCTCACCGTTTTCCGTACCCGGAAAAAGGGCCTTAGCAGCAGATTCGAGGACGTGCTGACCATCCCCGGTCTCAGCATGAAAAAATTTGCCTTGGTGGACGTGGTGGGCACGAATGGAAACCCACTAACCTCAGAGCTCGTGTTCCTCACCATGGACGGAAGGCTCTACCGCTCTCCTTTGTCAGGATCCCCCCAGTTGATCCGCACCGGGGTCAGCGACTTCGCCGTGCGCAACGAACGCTACTCCGTGCGAATTCCAGCTGGCATCGACCAGTTTCGCCAGGGAACGATGCTCTACTTTGCTCTCGGCAACCTGATCACCTTCCAAGGGGCGAGCCAGCTCATCGGGTTGGACCTGACACCAGGCGGACGTCGCGAATTCGTCGAGTTCAATGCCGGATCCAACTACAAGATCACGTCGGTAGCCGTCGATGGAAACCGGATCTTTTTTACCCGCACCCCGGCGGGTCCACTGGCCAATTCCGAGCTTCTTAGCCGCAACGCGCCCGCCCGGCCAACCCTCTTCAACCCCGGGGATCCGGATTTCCTCAGCATCGGGTTCAACCGGGAATTCCGCAGCCTGCGTTCCAGTGGACGCCTTCTCTACTTCGCACACGCCAACACCGTTCAGAGTCTTCCGTCGGACGCTCCACCCATTCGCATCGACTTCGAAGCCTATGGGGTAGAAGTCACCCAAGGCATTCAAAACCTCAACAACACGGTGAACCTGGTCGCAGCCAAACCCGCAGTGGTGCGCGGCTATGCTCGAATAGCGGTTAACAATACCCGACTGTCGGGGTTCGATGTTCCAGCACAGCTGCGGGTTCAGCGCATCCTCAAGGTCTTCGGCCAGGAGGTGGTTCTCGATGTCGACGGCTCTCCTTTCCTGCCGATCCAATCCCCCGCGGTCGTTTCCACTCCCTCCCTCACCGGCGTCCGCACCAACCTGGCGGCGACCTATCTTTTCCAGATCCCCGCCGAAGTCATTACCGAAGGAAAACTCCGCTGTGAATTTGTGCTGAATCAGGGACGCTCCGTTCCCGAGACCGGCGACAACCCGCTCGCAAACAACTCGTCCTTCGCCACTCTGGACATCAAGCCCACCCTGGCGCCGGTGCTGGTCTTCGCCCCCATGATGTTCGGTGGATCTGCGTTCAACCTACGCGCTCCCGGCTCCCAATTCTGGGAGATCATTGGACGAGCCCAATCGATGCTCCCCGTCGCCGGCTTCCGGGTATTCACTCGAAACTCCGTGGTTTTCAAACCCGTGGTGACCATCACGGGGATCAAAGCGCGATCGTTCGATCTTCCTGACAACCAGGACGCCGCGCTCAATTGGCTGGCGATCTCCCGATTCTTCGATGACACCCCCCTCAACTCTCATTACGTCGGCATGTTTCCCCATGGCGTCAGCGGATTCAACGGGCTGGGATACAACCCCGGACACTCACTGATCATTCGCATGGGAACCGAAGCAGGCGGCGGCGCCGCCTGGAACGCACCCGTTGGCGGAAGAACGCTGGCTCACGAGCTAAGCCACAATTTCGCCTTCAACCATATTCCATCCGATATGACCTGCGGCACCCAGGTTCCCGACGGCCCGTATGACAATCTGCCCAATGGAGCGTCGTCGTGCACCATGGGTGCCACCGACCTGGAAGACGCCGCCACGTCCATCGGGTTCGATCCTCTTTCCTGGAATCTCGTCCTGCCTGGATCGAACGGGGATCTCATGTCCTACGCGCGCACCCGGTGGAACTCCGAGTACAACTGGAACCGCATGCTCACCCTGCTCAACCTCGGCTACCAGGCCTCGATCCAGCCCCCGCCTCCCTTGGTCAACCGCGGGTCTCTGCAAGGAAATGAGGACGAGCCTCTCCTGATCGTTCACGCGCTCTTGAGTCCCGGCGGGGCGGCGGGCAGCTTCTTCCCCGCAACCACCACTACCGCGAGCCAGCTCAGCCCTCGAACACTCGCCGAACTGACGGACGTTTTACCAAACTTGCCACCCGACTTTGCGATTCGACTCCATCTGGTTGACGCCCTCGGCAACATCCTCGTGGATCAACCTGCGCCACCCCAAGCTCTGTCCGATGGCGATTCGGTCAGCTCACTGATACACCGAGCCCTCCCCCTCCCTCCCGAAGCTGCCGCTCTGCGCCTGGTCAATCAGGGAGGGACGTTGACGGAGGTCCTGATCAGCGCCCACACCCCCACCTTGCAGCTCAACCCGGTGACCTTGGGCGATGGAACCATGCAGGTGAGCTGGACGGGATCGGACGAGGACGGCGATAACCTCTTCTTCACCATTCAATACAGCTCCGACGACGGCGCTTCCTGGCAAACCCTCAGTGTCCACTATCCCGAGAGCAGTCAGACATTGGATACCAGCCTGCTCGCCGGCACCGGAACCGCGTTGATTCGCGTCATCGTCACCGACGGCATCCATAGCACCACCGTCACGAGTGATCCGTTCGAGCTGCCGCGCCATGCGCCCGTGGTCAACCTGACTGGCGTGACCGAAGGCCAGCTCTTCGATCTGGGCAATCCCATCAACGCCCAGGGTGCAGGTTACGATGCCGAGGATGGAACTCTCGGCGGTACCTCGCTGCATTGGTCGCTGGTTGGGCCCGAGGTGCGGGACGGATCCGGCGCATCCCTGGCGCTCGCCAACCTGCCCCCCGGCGTCTACCAACTCACGCTGACTGGAACCGACGCGGATGGGAATGCGGACTCGCGCACGGTGCAGTTCTCAATCCGACCGCTTGCCGTCGCGGACGGAGCCGAACCGGTGCTCGATGGTCTGTGCGCCGACCCTGCCTATTCACAGAACCCGGCGGTTCGTCTTGCCATCAAGAATGGACAATACTCCAGTGCTCGATTCGCCCATGCCAACGGAGCCTTGTGGGTGTGCTTCACCGGGCTTCGCTATAGTCCTTTGCCAGGAGGTAGCGCATCGGTAGGTCTGCGGGTCGACACCACCGCCGACGGGACGCTCGGTGCCAACGCCGTCGGGTTCGCAGTCGATGATCAAGGAGGCATCTACCGCATCGTCGGCAACGGCGCCCAAATGGTGAACCTCGATAGTCCGCCAGTGGGTTTCAGCGTGCAGATTCTGCGGGACGGCCCAGCTTGGAGCGCTGAGTTTCGCATCGCCGACAGCCTGCTCGGCGGTTGGAATCACAGCCTGGCATTCGCGGTGGTGCAGGATGATGGGGATGCGTCGACAGTTCCTGAAACCTGGCCGTCCGCGACAGACTTGAATAATCCCGCCGGTTGGAGCCCTTCACAAGCAGGCCCGCTTCCCCCAATTCTGCCCGACGGGAATCTCCTCCCTTATGGGACGGCCGAAGGACTTGGTGGCGGCGATGGGACGACCATTGTCTCCCTGCCGGGTTGGACGGTGAGCGGCAATCTTACCATCGCGCGATGGGACTCTCCGGGAGGTTTCCCCACATCGACCGATCCAGGCCCTGACGATCGCGGCCAGAACTTCTTCAGCGGCGGGCCGCAGAGTGGCCAATCCACCGCTACCACTCAACTGCAGCTGCCAGTTGCCGCCACAAAAATCGATGCCGGTGCGATCCTGTATGACTTCTCAGCCTGGTTGGGCGGGTTTGGCCCACAGGGAGACTCGGCAAACCTGACCGCCTCGTTCCAGGACGAAGCGGGCGCGACGATCGACTCCGTGGTGTTGGGGCCGGTCACTGCCACGGAACGAGCGGATCAAACGTCACTTCACTACCGCAGCGCCTTGGCCGTAGTTCCCGCTGGCGCCCGCAGCGTCACGGTGACATTGGAAATGAACCGCGCAGAGGGTGCCTATAATGACGCTTATGCTGACAATTTAAGGCTGATCCTCCGCGAATCCCCCCTGCCTCTCGCAGCCAACGAACCGCCTAGTGCCAACGCCGGGGTGGATCGGACGCTGGTCGTCCAAGGTGGAGAAACGGTCCTGCTTGATGGGTCCGCCAGCCTGGATCCAGAAGGTGGAACGCTGACTTACTATTGGTCTTTACGCGACGGACCTCCACTCGTGTTTGCCGACGGGGAAACCGCATCCCCTTCGTTCACCGCACCCGTCGTTCAATCTCCACTAGCCCTGACGTTCCAACTGGTGGTGAACGATGGGGTCTGGGACAGCGCGGCGGCCTTTGTCCAGGTCACCTTGGAGCCACTGGTTGTGGAGGAGGAAATTCGGATCATCGCGACTTCGATCGATGAAGCCGGATTGACCTTGGTCCAGTGCACCGCTCCCGCAGGCAAAACGCTCCAGCTCGAACGGACTCTCAACCTAGAGAATCCCACGTGGGAAGCGGTGGGTGAGGCCGTCGCAACGGATGGGAATCAAGTCTCTCTCAGAGATTCGAGTGGAAGCCAGGAGCCCCAGGCCTTCTTCCGAGTGCGCAACCTCACGGAGTAG
- the aroF gene encoding 3-deoxy-7-phosphoheptulonate synthase → MIIVLRHNTSKKDEATVVKEIRRLGYRPHVMRGVARTVIGAIGDERKHQSLDKLSALPQVESVTPIQKRYKLVSREAHPVDSTVKAGKVLIGGKKFQVMAGPCSVENEKQLLTAAVAVKEAGATILRGGAFKPRTSPYEFQGLGLKGLKLLAKARKETGLPIITELLSEQQAELVAEYSDILQIGTRNAQNFQLLVAAAKTGRPVLLKRGLSMRMEEWLLAGEYILANNNPNLMFCERGIRTFETYTRNTLDLAAIPILKQESHCPVVVDPSQGVGRADLVVAMCKGAVAMGADALLIEVHPNPAAAWSDAAQQLSLDGFKRLMSELRPFIAAAGRE, encoded by the coding sequence ATGATTATTGTTCTACGCCACAACACCTCCAAGAAGGACGAAGCCACCGTCGTGAAGGAGATTCGTCGACTGGGCTATCGTCCGCACGTGATGCGGGGAGTCGCTCGCACCGTCATCGGAGCGATCGGGGATGAACGGAAACATCAATCCCTCGACAAACTCTCCGCGCTCCCCCAGGTCGAAAGTGTCACCCCGATTCAGAAGCGCTACAAGCTGGTAAGCCGTGAGGCTCATCCCGTGGATTCGACGGTTAAAGCGGGGAAGGTCTTGATCGGTGGTAAGAAGTTCCAGGTGATGGCCGGTCCTTGCTCCGTCGAGAACGAGAAGCAGTTGTTGACCGCAGCGGTGGCGGTCAAGGAGGCGGGTGCGACCATTCTGCGGGGTGGAGCGTTCAAGCCCCGCACTTCGCCCTATGAGTTCCAAGGGTTGGGACTCAAAGGGCTGAAGTTGCTGGCGAAGGCTCGCAAGGAAACGGGCTTGCCCATTATCACCGAGTTGCTCTCGGAGCAGCAGGCGGAACTCGTTGCCGAATACTCGGATATTCTCCAGATTGGCACCCGTAACGCTCAGAATTTCCAACTCCTGGTCGCGGCTGCCAAGACCGGCAGGCCGGTACTGTTGAAGCGAGGATTGTCGATGCGTATGGAGGAGTGGTTGTTGGCCGGGGAGTACATCCTCGCAAACAACAATCCCAACCTAATGTTCTGTGAACGCGGGATCCGCACGTTCGAAACCTATACCCGCAACACTTTGGATCTGGCAGCGATTCCCATCCTGAAGCAGGAGTCGCACTGCCCGGTGGTGGTGGATCCCAGCCAAGGAGTTGGCCGTGCGGATCTGGTGGTGGCGATGTGCAAAGGCGCGGTGGCGATGGGAGCCGATGCCCTGCTCATTGAGGTGCATCCGAACCCGGCCGCGGCCTGGAGCGATGCCGCGCAGCAACTCTCGCTGGACGGTTTCAAACGGCTTATGAGCGAGCTGCGCCCCTTCATCGCTGCCGCGGGGCGGGAATGA